In Cicer arietinum cultivar CDC Frontier isolate Library 1 chromosome 7, Cicar.CDCFrontier_v2.0, whole genome shotgun sequence, a single window of DNA contains:
- the LOC101504734 gene encoding thylakoid lumenal 16.5 kDa protein, chloroplastic isoform X1, translating to MATNFLSTANPFHLASSSQSSVPSNSLPIKFNVKRQLTLCKVVNQQALNSLSVTKRGISISFVTSLVLSLGGKGWFDANAAILEADDDVELLEKVKKDRKKRLEKQGVISSSTKEKGYLQDLVYKLSEVGQAIEKNDLTSVGSVLGRGIDTDWVQKANIALNKLSSSPEEKSEVEMFNSSLASLVSSVAQNDVESSKTAFVSSATAFEKWTSLTGLVGQLKGL from the exons ATGGCAACAAATTTTCTCTCAACAGCAAACCCCTTTCATCTAGCATCTTCATCACAATCCTCAGTACCCTCTAACTCTTTGCCTATCAAATTCAATGTGAAAAGACAATTAACTCTTTGCAAAGTTGTTAATCAACAAGCATTGAATTCTTTAAGTGTGACCAAAAGAGGCATATCAATAAGTTTTGTGACCAGTTTGGTTCTTTCATTGGGTGGTAAAGGTTGGTTTGATGCTAATGCTGCAATACTTGAAGCAGATGATGATGTGGAGTTATTGGAAAAAGTGAAGAAAGATAGAAAGAAGAGACTTGAGAAACAAGGTGTCATCAGTTCATCCACCAAAGAAAAAG GGTATCTTCAAGACTTGGTGTACAAATTGAGTGAAGTTGGTCAAGCAATTGAGAAAAATGATCTAACTTCAGTTGGTTCTGTCTTAGGGAGAGGCATTGATACTGATTGGGTCCAAAAAGCTAATATAGCTTTGAATAAG TTGAGTTCTAGTCCTGAAGAGAAGTCTGAGGTGGAAATGTTCAATTCTTCACTTGCTTCATTGGTTTCATCAG TTGCTCAGAATGATGTGGAATCATCCAAAACTGCATTTGTATCTTCAGCCACTGCATTTGAGAAATGGACCTCCTTGACAGGGCTGGTTGGTCAACTTAAAGGGCTTTGA
- the LOC101504734 gene encoding thylakoid lumenal 16.5 kDa protein, chloroplastic isoform X2 produces the protein MATNFLSTANPFHLASSSQSSVPSNSLPIKFNVKRQLTLCKVVNQQALNSLSVTKRGISISFVTSLVLSLGGKGWFDANAAILEADDDVELLEKVKKDRKKRLEKQGVISSSTKEKGYLQDLVYKLSEVGQAIEKNDLTSVGSVLGRGIDTDWVQKANIALNKVANSNPKLVPQIQLASKHTL, from the exons ATGGCAACAAATTTTCTCTCAACAGCAAACCCCTTTCATCTAGCATCTTCATCACAATCCTCAGTACCCTCTAACTCTTTGCCTATCAAATTCAATGTGAAAAGACAATTAACTCTTTGCAAAGTTGTTAATCAACAAGCATTGAATTCTTTAAGTGTGACCAAAAGAGGCATATCAATAAGTTTTGTGACCAGTTTGGTTCTTTCATTGGGTGGTAAAGGTTGGTTTGATGCTAATGCTGCAATACTTGAAGCAGATGATGATGTGGAGTTATTGGAAAAAGTGAAGAAAGATAGAAAGAAGAGACTTGAGAAACAAGGTGTCATCAGTTCATCCACCAAAGAAAAAG GGTATCTTCAAGACTTGGTGTACAAATTGAGTGAAGTTGGTCAAGCAATTGAGAAAAATGATCTAACTTCAGTTGGTTCTGTCTTAGGGAGAGGCATTGATACTGATTGGGTCCAAAAAGCTAATATAGCTTTGAATAAG GTGGCAAATTCAAATCCAAAACTCGTGCCCCAGATACAATTGGCGTCGAAACACACTCTTTAA
- the LOC101505058 gene encoding uncharacterized protein codes for MASSVEKEGSAAVDAGAGVGEESVSMELPAPPGWNKKFFPKKSGTPKKNEIVFTAPTGEEISNKKQLEKYLKAHPGGPNISEFDWGTGETPRRSARISEKAKAAPPAESESEPPKKRVKKSPASKKGASEEEVEETKDVEMKEAEETKDDKDLEQEKKIVNENEDEKGVEDAADVKEPIHPEESTHHGENIDIANDEGKSNTADGELQASKEKVDDKGTEGSEVVQNKDEEKFEQPPEETKQDGGFEEPEKSEAVLTAEKTTDVEGENKEEDNRLTCEAEGETKEKEATKVHDEENYKVHGINKAESELTVNGS; via the exons ATGGCGAGCTCAGTGGAGAAGGAGGGTTCTGCTGCTGTAGAtgcaggtgcaggtgtaggggAAGAATCTGTGTCTATGGAGTTACCTGCTCCACCTGGTTGGAACAAAAAG TTCTTTCCAAAAAAGTCTGGAACTCCAAAGAAAAATGAGATTGTGTTCACTGCACCAACAGGAGAGGAAATCAGTAACAAGAAGCAGCTGGAGAAGTATTTGAAAGCACACCCCGGTGGCCCAAACATATCAGAATTTGATTGGGGCACTGGCGAGACTCCAAGAAGATCGGCAAGAATCAGTGAGAAGGCCAAGGCAGCTCCTCCAGCGGAATCAGAAAGTGAGCCCCCTAAGAAACGTGTCAAAAAGTCACCAGCTTCAAAGAAAGGAGCTTCCGAGGAGGAAGTAGAGGAGACAAAAGATGTGGAAATGAAAGAAGCTGAAGAAACTAAGGATGATAAAGATTTAGAGCAGGAAAAGAAAATTGTTAACGAAAATGAAGATGAGAAGGGAGTGGAGGATGCTGCAGATGTCAAAGAGCCCATTCATCCTGAAGAGTCCACTCATCATGGAGAAAATATTGATATAGCTAATGATGAGGGGAAATCCAACACTGCTGATGGAGAGTTACAAGCATCAAAAGAGAAAGTTGATGACAAAGGAACTGAGGGGTCTGAAGTTGTTCAGAATAAGGATGAAGAAAAGTTTGAACAACCACCGGAGGAGACAAAGCAAGATGGTGGATTTGAGGAGCCAGAGAAATCAGAAGCTGTCCTTACTGCTGAGAAAACGACTGATGTGGAAGGAGAAAATAAAGAGGAAGATAACAGACTTACTTGTGAGGCTGAAGGAGAAACCAAGGAAAAAGAAGCAACAAAAGTGCATGATGAAGAAAATTACAAGGTTCATGGTATAAACAAGGCTGAATCAGAGCTGACCGTGAATGGAAGCTGA